The Nitrospira sp. KM1 genome includes a window with the following:
- a CDS encoding IS3 family transposase (programmed frameshift), with product MKRSKFSEEQIVYALRQAESGTPIGDVCRQLGIAEQTFYAWKKKYAHLGVSELRRLRQLEEENSRLKRLVADLSLDKHMLSEGLAKKSLRPARRRELAHWLHETCSVSCLRACRLAQFSRAAWYRTSRAKDQSALRLRLRDLAHARPRFGYQRIWVLLRREGWVSNRKRVRRLYRLDGLQLRMRVRRRKHIALHRGPAPVAVGPHERWSMDFVHDSLADGRPFRILTVVDNWSRSSPVLEVGFRMTGMLVSQVLDRVLGTAAGPRSITVDHGTEFQSRALEDWAYRRGVQLDFIRPGKPVENAFIESLNGRLRDECLNVHQFVSWAEAQAIVEAWRVDYNHHRPHSSLGHLTPMEFVSQRQIMQTVEEVVCSG from the exons ATGAAGCGGTCGAAATTCTCGGAAGAGCAGATTGTCTACGCCCTGCGACAGGCCGAGTCGGGCACCCCGATTGGGGATGTCTGTCGGCAACTTGGGATAGCCGAGCAGACCTTCTACGCGTGGAAAAAGAAGTACGCCCACCTGGGAGTGAGCGAACTCCGACGGTTACGCCAGCTCGAGGAAGAAAATAGCCGGCTGAAACGGCTCGTGGCCGATCTCTCGCTGGATAAGCATATGCTGTCGGAGG GCCTTGCGAAAAAAAGTCTGAGGCCCGCCCGCCGTCGAGAACTCGCGCACTGGTTGCACGAGACGTGCTCGGTGAGCTGTCTGCGGGCCTGTCGACTGGCGCAGTTTAGTCGCGCGGCCTGGTATCGAACAAGTCGGGCGAAAGATCAATCGGCACTACGGTTGCGTCTCCGTGATCTGGCTCACGCGCGACCCCGCTTTGGCTATCAGCGGATCTGGGTGCTGTTACGGCGTGAAGGGTGGGTGAGCAATCGCAAACGGGTGCGCCGCCTTTATCGCCTCGACGGTTTACAGCTGCGCATGCGGGTGCGGCGCCGCAAGCACATCGCGCTCCACCGGGGGCCGGCTCCGGTGGCGGTGGGTCCACACGAGCGCTGGAGCATGGACTTTGTGCATGATAGTCTCGCCGACGGCCGGCCGTTTCGGATTCTGACCGTCGTCGATAACTGGAGTCGCTCTAGCCCGGTGCTCGAGGTGGGATTTCGCATGACCGGCATGCTAGTGAGTCAGGTTCTGGATCGGGTGCTCGGCACAGCGGCGGGGCCGCGCTCGATTACGGTGGATCATGGGACGGAATTTCAGTCTCGCGCCTTGGAAGATTGGGCCTACCGTCGCGGGGTACAACTGGACTTCATCCGACCGGGCAAGCCCGTGGAGAATGCCTTCATTGAGTCATTGAATGGCCGTCTACGTGATGAGTGTTTGAATGTGCATCAGTTCGTCTCCTGGGCGGAGGCGCAAGCGATTGTCGAAGCCTGGCGGGTGGATTACAATCACCACCGCCCCCACAGCTCACTCGGCCACCTGACACCGATGGAGTTTGTCAGTCAACGTCAGATCATGCAGACCGTCGAGGAAGTCGTCTGTTCTGGGTAA
- a CDS encoding DUF2975 domain-containing protein, whose translation MKPGATLFLRIVLVLIAVGALAFLLSEPHFEGRNAHATLFAIYFKDPFLAYAYAASIPFFMGLYHAYKVLAYAGRSKEFSPSTVKSVRTIKYCAIVLIGFVIGGEVFIMLHESDDRAGGVFMGVLIFFASVVVATAMAALERILKNAMDMKSENDLTA comes from the coding sequence ATGAAACCGGGTGCGACGCTATTTCTGCGGATTGTGCTGGTGCTCATCGCCGTCGGCGCTCTCGCGTTCTTACTTTCTGAACCGCACTTCGAAGGTCGAAACGCGCACGCCACGCTGTTTGCGATCTATTTCAAAGACCCCTTCCTGGCGTATGCGTACGCGGCCTCCATTCCATTTTTCATGGGGCTGTATCACGCATACAAAGTGTTAGCGTATGCCGGACGGAGCAAGGAGTTCTCACCTTCGACCGTCAAATCGGTGCGAACCATCAAGTACTGTGCGATCGTCCTGATCGGATTCGTCATAGGAGGAGAAGTCTTCATCATGCTCCACGAGAGTGATGATCGAGCGGGTGGTGTGTTTATGGGGGTCCTCATCTTCTTCGCCTCGGTCGTGGTCGCTACCGCAATGGCTGCCCTCGAGCGAATCCTGAAAAACGCCATGGACATGAAGTCAGAAAATGACTTGACGGCATAA
- a CDS encoding YciI family protein yields the protein MKYLLLCCHEEKKLDSMSRSECDAIMEETVVYCEALKKSGHLLGVEQLEPIQTATSVRIQNGKLSVTDGPFAETKEQVGGYFLIEARDVNEAIQVASKFPSVRFGTIEVRPVRDFPGS from the coding sequence ATGAAATACCTGCTTCTATGTTGCCACGAAGAGAAAAAGCTGGATTCCATGTCCAGGAGCGAGTGCGACGCGATTATGGAAGAGACCGTGGTCTACTGCGAGGCGCTGAAGAAGAGCGGTCATCTCCTTGGGGTGGAACAACTCGAACCGATTCAGACGGCCACGAGTGTTAGAATCCAAAACGGGAAGTTGTCCGTGACCGACGGTCCCTTTGCTGAAACGAAAGAGCAGGTCGGCGGGTATTTTCTTATCGAAGCCCGTGACGTCAATGAGGCGATCCAGGTGGCCTCGAAGTTTCCGTCGGTGCGGTTTGGGACCATAGAGGTGCGGCCGGTCAGAGACTTTCCAGGCAGCTAG
- a CDS encoding SRPBCC domain-containing protein, which yields MTTNTKTQEANELKLVITRIFDAPRDIMWRAWTDTERFKQWFKSKDGMNILSVKMDVRVGGRYRIQTRHPESEYFTSVGVYREVHSPERLLFTWAWEKDGSEPDFGEAEPPETLVTVEFHACGKQTEMVFTQTTFASAQSRDNHSRGWSAYFDQLAKFVKQ from the coding sequence ATGACCACAAACACTAAAACACAGGAAGCGAACGAACTGAAACTCGTCATCACGCGCATTTTCGACGCACCTCGCGACATCATGTGGCGTGCGTGGACGGACACTGAGCGCTTCAAGCAATGGTTCAAGTCAAAGGACGGCATGAACATTCTTTCAGTCAAGATGGATGTGCGCGTCGGAGGAAGATACCGCATCCAAACGAGGCATCCTGAAAGTGAATACTTCACGTCAGTTGGCGTGTATCGCGAGGTGCATTCGCCCGAACGGTTGTTGTTCACGTGGGCATGGGAGAAGGATGGCAGCGAACCTGATTTCGGCGAGGCTGAACCGCCCGAAACGCTGGTGACTGTGGAATTTCATGCCTGCGGGAAGCAAACCGAAATGGTGTTCACGCAAACGACCTTCGCGTCTGCTCAAAGCCGCGATAATCACAGTCGAGGTTGGAGCGCGTACTTCGACCAATTGGCAAAGTTCGTGAAACAATAA
- a CDS encoding GFA family protein: protein MTTITTPFSGGCACGAIRYECSAEPIMMFKCHCRDCQRVTGGGFVPGLLIPAAAFRLTKGRPRYHFTPSLAGGNHKRGFCADCGSRLTGGESDERPSGFLGITAGSLDDPSWFRPQLDFFVSDVQPWDQMDPVIPKHDLYPPVPKA, encoded by the coding sequence ATGACTACAATAACCACGCCTTTCAGCGGTGGCTGCGCGTGCGGAGCAATCCGCTACGAATGTTCGGCTGAACCCATCATGATGTTCAAGTGCCACTGCCGCGATTGCCAGCGGGTGACCGGTGGCGGATTCGTCCCTGGCTTGCTTATACCAGCGGCAGCGTTTCGTCTGACGAAGGGACGACCACGCTATCATTTCACGCCGAGTTTGGCGGGCGGCAACCACAAACGCGGGTTCTGTGCTGACTGCGGTTCGCGACTCACCGGCGGAGAGTCGGATGAACGACCCAGCGGATTTCTTGGAATCACCGCAGGTAGTCTGGACGATCCTAGTTGGTTTCGCCCGCAATTGGATTTCTTCGTTTCAGACGTACAACCATGGGACCAAATGGACCCGGTAATTCCGAAGCATGATCTCTATCCGCCAGTGCCCAAAGCCTAA